The genomic segment TATTTCCTATAGATTTACTCCTCCCCCTTACCGCAGAAAAATAGttgagaaagaaagcaagattGAAGAACCCCTAAAATCAAGTGGTAAAATTGCTGCGGAGGAAGATAATCATGCAGACGATTCGACCAATgaaaccaagccaaaaccaAGATCAGTTCGAAGGAGGCCATTGAAGCCACCACCAGGGCACACAAATTTTGGCAGTATTGAAAGAGCATTGAAGCCACCACCAGGTCGTGAAAGAGTTGGCAGTATTGAAAGCGATGAGTCTGCCAGTATTAATTCAACTGCAATGAAGCAAGAAGAGCCTAGACGAGGTCTTAGAATCTTTCTaacagatgatgatgatgatgatcaaagggatggagaagaaaaggaaatagatGGACTTTTGATGCATTATAGTAAGAATGACTCACCTTATGAACCGAGCAAGTTGAATCCATATACAAACCCTCCTGCAAGGAAAACAAGTGATCATTCTGGTAAAAGCACGAGGCACAGAAATGCAATATCTGAGTTACCTCTTCCACCTGGGAGAGCAACAAGCCCGCGAGAACCAGGAACTCAAACAGGCGCAGCAACAAGGCTTGGTCGAGCTGTTTCAGCACAGCCAGAGATAATAACTGGTCGAGTGCATCCCAACCTCCCAGATTATGATGAATTGGCAGCTCGGATTGCGGCTCTTAAGGGAAGATAAAAAGATTTCATTAGGCTCTTAGATAGCTTACTCCGCATTCTTTCTATActttaaaacgcaaaaaaaaagagaaaaaaaagagagggtatTCTGCTAAACTTGTACTCTTCTGGAGTACTGTCTACTCATAGGTGAGGTACTCAGAATTAGTAGTTTTAGCTTTCCAACCATTTGATTCCTTAAAATTTGTTACACTCTAAAATATGTCGAAAAAGATGCAGATTCTAATACATTCATGAGACGTTTAGGTCCAGATTGCTTTTTCCATGTCTTCCTTGATCCTGGACATTGAAGTGCTTCTCTAATTCTAATAATAGCAGCAACTCAGGCtgcaaatgtgtttttttttttttcatgctttgcTTTTGTAGAATGTAATAGTTGATTAAGGTAATTTTCTGATTTAATATGCCAAAAACAATTTTCTACGACATATATGTAAATAGCCCATAGGTTAACAATTTGTTGAATAGCCAGGTCATTATAGAATGTGTCAGTTAAGGGGTCAGATTTCCACTCCAACTCCTCAGCAACACTATATCCTCCgtgtatttaatttatatttattttatgcacaATAAACCTTTTGTGTACAAGGTAATGCATAGTACTGCATGGCATATTTTACAGTCTTCTTGTAGAAAATCTGTGGAAGTTGCATATAAAAACTCTCCCCACTTCTTAGCAAGCGGGGCAGTTCACTACATGTTCTCCATGAACTTGGTAGTTTTGAAGACATGTTCGCCCATGTCCCACGCTAGCTACCAACTCTCCCATGATCTGGCCATTTTTCTCCTACAACTAGACACTACTGTTGCAACTTCCTTGGATGCCAACTTGCAAGCCAACTGGCCAACTTCCTAACACCACTGCTGCTACTAaagttggttgtttttttaattctgagaggtgcattttaattaattaagtattgAATTTACCAATTTGAGTTTTCTAATTCAGGATTACTGAAAACTCacatggtcattaatttaaagactcgtgagattagttgaggcATATACAAACTAGCCCGGttacttatattaataaaaaaaacagaaaaattagTTGTGTTTATCATGAATTAATCGAGGTACGTGCAAACTAATTCGAatacttatattaataaaataaaacagaaaaattaGTTGTGTTCGCCATGGATCAAGCAGTCCATCGCTCAAGCCTATGTTTATACCAACATGGAACCACTGGTCACACAAATTGTTACACGCTCCCTGACAATTTCACCACTATACATGCGAGTTCCCAGCTCCTTGTGCAAATTTCAAGTAGTGTGTTCGTTGGTGGAACCTTGTTCTTTAAATTGTTACAAATCACGTTTTTCTTCTACGAAACCTCTTGCAGGTTATGTTCCATTCACCAAGAACTTGGTTCGCtgattctttaattttatcttagCCAAAACTTCGATGATCTAGGATTTTGACAACTTGCTCCTCTTTTAATTCCCATTGTCTTCATAAAATAGTTCCTAGCTAGTAGCTCACATGGAATGCAGGGTTAAGTTTTATCCATTCAGGTAACTTCAGCCTATATACCACTATCATCATTTTTTGGCACCAAATCTTTGGTGTTTCAGAGagtgtttgaaagtgtagttgtgtttgtttttttaaatgttttttattcaaaaatatattataataatacattttttagtttttaaaaattatttttgatatttgtacatcataacaatttaaaaatactaaaaattattaattttatataaaaaaaattaaaaattaaaaaagctcaGTTCGCTCCGTGTTCCGAAATGATATTTTAACCTCGTTAACAATCTTCTTTCAGATATGTAAAGTTAACTTAAGTAACATGCACCTTGTCAGCGTGCAACAGGCTTGGATTCAATATTCCAGTaaactttttcttcattttcttttcctcctttttcTACTTTGCCTTGAACTTTGAGGAGGTTCCAACATATCCATCTCTAGCTAGGTTTGCCTTAAAATCCTATGTAGCTTGCAACCATCGACTTGTTTTTGTCGCAAGAATAATGTATTGCTTCTTAGCCCTTTCAATGTCTTCCATGACTGCCTATCATTTACTGAGCAATCCTCATCCTCCGGAACAAGTCCTATCAAGCCTTTGAGACGCGTCATAGTCACGTGATTGTTTGGCATATGAATTTGGGCCACAAATCCTTATAAGCTTCAGAGCCCGAATACCCTTTGTCATAAGGGTAAATTTCTCACTCAAATTTCTGCCTTCCGTGCGTCAATCTATACCTGATGAACATATTTTTACCCaggctaaaaattaaatttttattctctttcttgTATTTCTCTCttaagaaataataatcaaatctgCTGCTAAACACCATTCACCAGTAGGAAAAGAGGATTTAGAAAAATTGAATCAAGAGCAAATGGAGGAGGAGGGCCAAGAGGATCATGTGATGAGCGAGGTTCATCTTGGTTGCCCACCTGGCTCCTCTGGGCCCCATATTTCTCATTTCACCATCTCCATCCCGCCTggtaattgattttgtttttgctgtCCAAACTTCATTGCATTCTTATGTAATTAATCTTCTTTTTTGGTTCAcgataattaattatgttaggTGTTGATTGTGGAAGATTTAATAATCTGTTCAAAGATGAGCAAGTTCCTATGTACCAAATGGTTTGTGTGGATGAAGATGGTGATCTTATATTAACCAGACGCCATGCTCATCACTGTAAGTACTCAcaaatctttctctctctactggATTTACTTGTTGTGTCATATTACTGAATATATATAGGATTAGCAGTGCAAGTTGTAATTAGATTTTAAGTTGTAACTCCCGAGATTTGTTTGGGAATTTTTTAACGACCTTGACAAGGGTTTTTAACATGAACCTGAAAAACTTGATATAAATTAGTGAATTTCctaccaataataataaaaaaatccagtaGGCACCGAGACTGATTACCTTGCCTAATAATAGCGCAGTGTTCATATTTGTGAACAATTAGATCTGCAGGTTAGTTTTTGTTCACCTTCTTACCAAACCCTTTCCATTTCTGCTTTTTTTAACTGAGTGAAATAAGTTGTGATAAATGATGAAAAGATTGATATGATCTTCCTTCTTAAGTTTGAATTTATGAGAAAGATTTGAACTCTCTTGGAGTATTTTGTTGTCAAAATGCGCAGATTTGCCGACTCGTAGTTTTAGTGTAACCATCCAGCATAACATCACATCATCAATTTCAAATGTTGGGTTGCAGGTGATTATTGGTTTCTtagtaagtttttatttttattgctagaTAATCATAATCATATATAAGTTGTTCTCCACTCTCAGGTTTGGAAGGCCGAATTACTGTTATCTGATTTTGTGTTGCATAAGATGTTGACTTCGTCTGATTTTGATGAGATTGTTTCATTAGAACTTGGAGCTGGAATAGGTATGTTGATCACTGGCGCTATATCATTTCTGTCGAATATTATGTCACTTGTGATTTGATGGCCATACAATGTGATTTGATCATGTTGCTCCTGGCATCCAGTGACTAGATCctggccattttttttttttaaagagtttcCTTTAATTCAAGAAGATTTGCTAGCAAGACTGAGAAATTGTAGTGCAGGAATTTAGAAAGAATGACAAATACCCACCCACCAGCATTGGTCGAAATGAATTGGATTCTGTCTGAAATGAATAGAAAATAAGGGTCCCATGGATTCATCTTCTGATTCTTAGTAGCAGCTGAGTCAGTTGTacaatctcaaaattttctttttggataTTATATGTTCTAAATTCAACTATCTTAAGTGCTCTCAACCTGAATCATGAGTATTTCTTGTGTGACAGGAATTTATTTCACTGTCTTTGCCAGGGCTAGTCGGTATGTTGCTTGCACATGTTGCTAAAACAGTGTTCCTAACAGGTATCCAATGGCTGTGTTTATATGTTGAACCTTATCTTTATGGGTTTTTATTGTTAGATTATCTAAGATTATCACTCTCAGGAGTGCACCTTTCa from the Populus nigra chromosome 1, ddPopNigr1.1, whole genome shotgun sequence genome contains:
- the LOC133693954 gene encoding uncharacterized protein LOC133693954 isoform X2 yields the protein MEEEGQEDHVMSEVHLGCPPGSSGPHISHFTISIPPGVDCGRFNNLFKDEQVPMYQMVCVDEDGDLILTRRHAHHYLPTRSFSVTIQHNITSSISNVGLQVWKAELLLSDFVLHKMLTSSDFDEIVSLELGAGIGLVGMLLAHVAKTVFLTDRGDEILDNCASNVDLNSEVLNYQGSIHVRELDWMDSWPPSTSSGNSTCHKSYSWTSSNVEEAERAALLVAADVIYSDDLTDALFCILEKLMSLGPKKVLYLALEKRYNFSLDDLDVVANGYSHFRSYLRGEEVMYA